In Syngnathus scovelli strain Florida chromosome 16, RoL_Ssco_1.2, whole genome shotgun sequence, the genomic stretch CCGCAAAACAGGCCTATGTCGTGTCGAAGGCCAGCCAATCGTTTTCCAGGCACCCTGACGCGTGTCTGTCCAATGTAACATATTTTCACACACCGAGTGACGAGGCAAAGCTATGATTACTAGCTGCTGTGCCGCAACTGTCCAAATAGTTTGTGTGACACAAAATGCAATCGCCTGTGTTAGCCGCTAACGCCATCTTTAGCCAAACAAGAAAACAGGGGCGCTCTGGGAAAGAAGCAGGGAGCGCGGAGGAGGACTCGGTTTAATAAATGCTGGGAGTTGTAGTCCAACCATCACGCCGAGTCGCTTTCTATTGTACGTTTACAGCTTGACGAAACTACAAACCGAGTTGCAACGCTAACATTATACGGTACGTGGCCTCTCGGGATTGTAGTTTTATTCATGTCAATAACACCATTCAGTTCGACTGTGTGTGGAATAAAATAGACTACATTTCCCTGAGCTGCCAAGTGTTTTGTCGTAAACCCGGATTGTCCAATGCAAGAAGGACATTATAACCAAGGGGTTGTTAATCTCCACGATGGAGACATCGCATTCACCGAAATGCTTGTGATTTTGCAACAATACGGAGACAACCGAAACAATTGTTATTCAAAGGTAGACAATGGAGGAGAAGGAAGCGGCAGTGTCCATGGTGGACGCCGAAGAAACCAAAGCGGGTTGGTATCTTGTTGAAGTTTTTATTTCATCGAAGCatcgatgaggaggaggagtgggCAAGCGAAAAACAAAATCACTGGATATGACTGATATTAGATTTCACAACAGTACAAATTATGAAACTATTAAACAAATTATGAAACTATTAAAACTTTCTAAAAATTAAATATTAgggctgattgattgatttattctaATTAAAAAACTCATTTAAAAATTCACTACATTATTCAAAATAAGTTATGTTCAGGATACCCAAATATAATACAAAGAAAAGGTTTTTAACATTTCTCCTGGGGCCTGAGAATGCTTTGGGACCCCACTGGAACAGCTAGATGAAGTGGCAGGGGCGAGGGAAGtcaaaataatttcaaattttcttgCCCCTTTTAGAGTTCATATGGACCCTCCAGGCGACGTGGCATCTGGTCAACACCCGTCTGGAAATGGACCAGGCTTTTGAACAGCCCGTGTGCAAGAAGAAGAAACTTTGGGAGACGGTGGCCGAGGGTGTCAATGCCCGCCTGAGGGAGAAGGGAGCAGCCAACGTGGATGTCAAGGCCCACGAGTGCGACCTGAAATGGAGGAACATGCTGACCACCTACAGAAAGAATGCCGAGCGGGCCAAGAGGCTGGGGCAGGCTGCCGTCCATTGGGAGTTTTTTGGGCCCATGCACCGAGTCCTGGGGAAAGACGCACCGGCTGGACGGGGTTCCAAGATGGACAAGACCAAGGCAAGCAGCAAGAGATTCACGCCCATTCTGCCGTTGCCTCCCACTGCGATTTCCTCAACACCATGTGGTCCGAGGCCGCCGCAGGACGTCCTGCAGCTGTACATGGAGCTGCAGGAGAGGAAGTTGAGGATGTGGGCCCAGCAGAAAGCACTCGAAGAGAGGAAGATTGAAGCCATCAACAACCTGGCCCACGCCATCGCCAGCCTGGCCCAGAAAGACAAAGAAAGCTCATAAAGAAACAGATCGACTCATGTGGAGATGACACTGCACACAAAATTACTATACTTTATTTTTCCTTGAATAAAAAGTAGGATTTTATCGCAACTGTTAAGACTTTTACTCAAAAATACAACTTTTTCCCCTCTGAACTCTATTAATCATGCAACTTAATCCTCTTCAGATTCTGTTCAAACATTTAGGAATGTTTCCTGTGAGTTTTGATACAAAACTATCAGTCGTAGGTGCTTCCTACTATTATGTAAATTATAGTGTTGTACTCTTTGTATGAAATACATGcaataatacatatatatatatatatatatacacgcatACAtacttatatatgtatatatatatatatacatacatatacatacatacatacacacacacacacatatatatacatattgtgCAATCGTAAAATACAATTCGAAGCAACAGCGCCTTCTATAGACGACAGAGCAAATGACACAGAAAATCGCAGCTCACAATATTACACTacaacaatgacaaaaacatGACAAAGCGTTGAGTCACTAGTTTCAATTAAGGAGGTAACACTTACTTTTTCAAGATGAGTGTGGCAACAGTGATGATTCGAGTTCTGTTTGTCACCAAAGTGACTACAAATAGAAAGGCCTTGCGGGCCCAGGCACCAAATGCGAGGCCTGCCACTGGCATAAACACATTTCCTCTTTGAGTTACGACTCTTTTGAGAGCAATTAAAGCGGCATTACTTCCTGCTTCCTGTGGGAGCAGACTGGTGCCTTTCCCCTGGCCGTCTCGCAAAAGAACCGCAGCTGCCCGTCCATTTAGCCATCATCACATCCTGTTTTCAGCTTCCGCCCAGTGAGAGGTCAGTTTGCTGAGTCAGTGCCGTTATGACTCGGGGAGGATATTGATTGGCATTGATGGAAAGTAATCAAGTATAAATCTCATTTTGTTACTATAATGTGTAAGCctccagaagaaaaacagcaatCTTTGTacgataaaaatatatttttaaaaaagtcagACTTTCCCATGTGGGTTCCGACTGACTGAAACTCATCCATTGCCTCGGCTCGGAGTTATGCCGGCACGTCTCCAGGACAGGAAGTGCTTTTGTTGATCCCGAGTGACCCCCGCGTGCCTCTCAGGCTGTAAGCGCAGCCAGCTCAGCCTCCAACCATTGTAATTGTAATTCCAGGTTGGGAGGGAAGATCCATCTAACTTGGCCAAATGTCTAATTCCATGATGGAAAGCTTACCGTCTTATCTTCAAAGATATCATCCCACTGTGATGATTCCTTCTTTTTATCCCTAAAAGGAGATTACCCAACTTCAAATTAACAATCCAGTAAATCACCATTTTTAGTCACGGACTAGAGCAGTCACACAATCAGACCTTTTACCTGAGCGAGCTCAGACATTTGGTGGAAAAATGCCCGTTAAAATCTTTAAGATGGCTGTTGTGCAAAGATTAAAGGTCAATTTTGAATCTATAATGAACACTGTTGAATGTAAATCTCGAGtgtaaagaacaaaacaaacaaaagtagaGTAAGCTGGATGAGATGTAATGTCACAAAAATCGTCACCACTGTTGTGGATGCTAACGGTGCTAAAGAAGCCAAAGGATCGAGGCCAAGGCGAGCGAGTGCTTGGCTTCCAAATAAAGCAAAGCCTCCAAGAGAGCTGCGTTTTCCTTGCATGTCGTACAAACCGCAGCAGTGCCGCAATAAAACACACACTCCCAGAACAGCAATCATGTCAAGGAGGGCCACAAGGAGGGCCACAAGTCTGTCGCATGTCTTCGGACACGAGACGCGACTGCAAGATAAGTGTATTTGAAtggaatttttttcaaatttagtAGGAATAAAGAAGTAAATAAGAGCAAATTCATATCAATCTTTATTGTATTTAGAAATTCACGTAACATttcagttttgttttctttttttttagcatttacaACATGGACAAACGGGACGGGGTACGAGCTAAATGTCTTCCCTTCCCCGTCAGGCGCAATGCCCTCTATGGGACGGGCTCCAACGGACAGGAAGGAGGGCACAGAGATACGTAAAGTGCTTTTATCGACAGTTCTTTAATAGAAAAAAGGAGGAAAAGGACAAGTTGAAGTTAGAGCCGAGGTGGACATGAGCGGCACAGAAGGGACAGCTCGATGGCGAGGAAGAGAGTGACAGGGGGGATTCatctttcaaaaataaaaaaaaaataatgaaagaaGAGGATGGGGGTCTCTCAACCCAGGATGAGGCTGGACTTGCCACCGGGTGGGTTTCTTCGGCTGCCCGCAGAGGAGTTGGCACTTCCCGATGGGGCGGCCGGTTGTGGCGCCCGCTGTTGCTCCTGCTCCGCCTCCTCGTTGTCGGGACACTCTGTCAAGAGACGGACGGCAATGCGCTCACAACCAAACACTTGCCATGCCACTTCTTTGATCATCTGAAGCCCTTCTctatatcatcatcatcatcaacatcgAGCTGTTTGATTTGAGCCTATGCTTGCCttttaaaaacagaaaaacaagaaCAAAGCAACCATAAAACGGAAGTGCACAAAATGCTGACATGCCGGCAGATACATTTTCATGCGTAGACGTGTTGCCAACGTCAAGATGCTCACTCACCATTGTTTGCTGCTTCTTGGCCGTCCTCCTCCTGTCACAAAAACACGAGAAAACATGAACGGCGGCAAACATAAAGCAAAGCGACCCGTTTAACTGCGGCCTGTTGATCCAGACTCGGGACAACACCCTGTCATCATGTGACATAATTAGCAGGACAGCTGAAGCGCTGGCCTTTCAGCAcgggaaaggggaaaaaaaaaagagaggctcAACCGCCTTGAGGCAAAACTCGACATGTACACACAAGTCGCCTCTGACTGTCAACTTGCATTTCAGCGGCTTCTCGTCATCTCGTCAGTGCAAAATGGGGCCAATTGTTCAACGGTTGGCAGATCTGCAACTATGTCCAAGCAAGCATCATTTGGACACAAGTAGTGCTTTGCAAACACTTTGTGCCATCGTTTGACAATTCTAAACCTTTTGTAAACATGACGTAAGGGCTTGGTGACAATGTGGCCTGTCGTGAAACTAATTTTTAACAGCGTTGGTCTCGTGGCACATTAACTATCGGTGGCGCATTAACTAACCTCTTGTCTTTGGTTCCACACCAAAGCGGCTCCAGAGTTGTGGATGGTGGTGAGCTCCGGCTGAGGGTTCTTGGGGAACAGAATAGGCTGCTGGCACCGTCTCAGTGGGGCCGAGTGCTCCCCGCACAGGGTGCCTGCCGCAGCGTCGGCGGCACCTGGCCGAGGGAACCGAAAAGTCATCAGACAAAAAGCCGGAGTATTTGGGGAAGCACAAAAGCATGTTGCGAGCGATGGACTTGAAAGTGTTAGTGGAAGACAAACAAATTACAGCGTTGAAATTGACCCTGTGAAAGGACAGTGATCCGTTTCAGCCCATCGTGAGCTGTGACTCGACAAATACTGTCGATGGAGTCTGATGAAGGTTGTGAGAATGTTTCGTCCTGAAGATATTTGCTTCAGTTGAGCAGCTGGTCCAACAGCTGCTCTAAAGTTAGCAACCGTCACGCACAACTCAGCAGCGGCTGAACACGTCGTGCATCGGCATCAGCGTTCAAGTGCTCGGGAGCCGGGGGCGCCTCTCGAGCGTTTATTTTGGTAACGCGTCACATCGTACACACTGTGCTGGAAATTAAGAGGCTGACTACAATCGCTCAGTGTTattcaggaaaaacaaaaaagtgtctCCAAGTCTGGCAAAATGTAAGCCGCGTGGACCGAGTCAAGCTGTTCGGCACACGGCGGGCTCACGACAAGCAACGTTTGTCCAACCGTTTGACAAACGGGGGAAAGTCAACGCAAATGCATTCATACAAATAAACATCTAGCACTTGCGCCGGTCGATCGGAAGTAACACAGGAAGGCTGGCCTCCACTTGGCCTTCACCCTCGTCCAACAAAGCCAGCAGGAGGAAGGTCCGTTCCGTTCCCAAGAAGGGGCCAGCATGTCGGCCAAATATAGTCAATTTAAGATATTCTACAAATTGATACTCTTGGTCTGACCCCACCTCGTCTCTTATTTTTACGCATGACCAAGCGATGTCAAGTGCTGCAAACGTCTTCAATATAAATATTCCCTCTCTCTGCAGGAGTTGTGTCGCACGATGTCAGCTCATGACTGAAAATCtggacagttaaaaaaaaaaaaaaaaaaaaaaaaaaaaaaaaaaaaagcccaaacgTGTTTGCATCCGAAGTCaaggtaacgccacagcaaacGAGCAGACGCGACGTCTGCAAATAAGTTGGGAGTGAAAACATGTGACTCTAGCTGACAGATAAACACGGCAAAACTGGAAAAACAACAGCGTGCCACCAAAAGGTCACGCAAAACATTTTACCTGCTTTCTTGGAAGCAAACAGACCACCACGAGCTGACGTGGCCTTTTGTCGTTGAAGTCTGGCTCAGGTCTCGACAAGGCCCAAACTTGAACAGAACCGTTTCTTTCCATTCGGGCCTGATCTAATCCCCCAATAACAAAGCCACGGGTCAAATTACTCAAAAATTGCAGAATTGCACTTCTGCTATTAGAGCAGTGGAATGTTCTGACTACTTGGATGGAAAATCCTTTTGTCATTTTTCCAACACTGAAAGCGCAGCACATCGAAACGTGAAAAGAGGACACCAAAAAGGAACTGACTGGGTGGGTTGTTCCTCCGGTGGGCATGCGGGTCGTCAGGTTCTGCAAAGATGCTGGAGGCCATCTTGTTCTTGCGCTGCGGAGTGGTGTTTTCGTCCGTGCCAAAGGAGAAGTTGGAGGCGCCGCCTGGCGGTCGGAGCACCCTAGGAAAGAGCCGGACCATCTCACTTTTAATGCAGCCATCTGACTTTTTAGGTCAAATTGTATCAATTTAATTCCCAACAGTCAAATAATTCTCTTTACTTTGTAGCAAATGCTTCAAGTACATGTGGATGTGAcactccccccacacacacagattttttttttttctctgagacACGCGAGGGCGGTTATCTTCATTATTGAATGGCTGCATTGAATGCAATGTTCTCTTGTGGGTTAACGTGACTCAACTCAGGTCAAAAGTCGACGTTATGTATGTCACCGGATGAATAGACTTGGTAAGCAAAGTATCTTTGCACCACAAGTTGAACAAAAGGAAGACGATAATAAGGAAGAAGGCTTTTTTCTAGTTGTGGCAAAGGACAAAAAGGCCGACTGGAcccctccctcttttttttttttttttctttgctctcTCCTCCACCAGCTGACACACTGAGCAGCTGTCCAAGGCTCCGCCGGCCAATATGGAACGAGGGCAAATGTGCGTTGTCGATCAAGCGTCTGTCCCGCTTGGCTTGTGTGGGAAAAGCTAAAGTGGAACTCACCTAGCCGGCCAGGGGATGAGCTCATGCtttccacgcacacacacagagcaagcgagcgagagcgaggggGAGGCTTTAAGCGGCCTGGCAGCCGACCCCACCCTAGAATCACGTCGCAAATGACACAGATGTGAAGCGGCTTTAACAAGTGAGGGCTAAAAGGACGTTTGCGGGGCCATGGACGGCTAGCTCGATAAGGCGGCTGGCTGCTTGATTTTGGGGTCCGGGTGAGACGTGAGCCTCGCTCAGGTTGCCTGATTGCGTCTGGAAGGAGACCCTTCAGACCCATCAGTTGCAAAGATGAGCAGTGAATAATTAAACTTTCGAGGAGCGAGAGCAAAGATTTGAAGGGGAGATTTAGGAGGCTTAGTTAACCCGCCGCCCACATCCTTCCCCGCctaagcaccccccccccccacacacacacacccttcgaCACATGCCTGATCAAAAACGCTTGATGACTGACACACATTTGCTCACCTCTCCCAAAATCTGATTAAAATGTCCGATTCATAGCCCCCCAGCCCCGCCTTGTCCATGCACCGAGACAGCACATTTTCTTTACATTGTTTTGTGGGCCAAGTGGGAGGCGAGAAGGCGAGATTCATGACTTCCAGCTATGATAGGACTGCATACCTTTCCGATGAATAGCGCAGCAGACTGCAGTGGGGCTTACTCACAAATTGAACTTTTAAACGCACTCACTTGTCTTTCACTTGAAATGGTCAATGAATTACTTCTACATTATCAACATTTACAGATCCAGAAGAATAATCCCGTTTTCTCAGCACTATTAAAGCTACAATTATATTGGGAAGTAACTGTTGCAGTCACATGAGAGGGGTTACAAAGTTACTAGGCCTCTTCACTTAAGCGTCACTTATATAAGAAAACgtgaatattttcattttttttctcaacttaTTGCCTCTCTTAAACTCAGCCACCTAATCATCGAACAAAGCCCAGACAGAATGACCCCCATGCGGTGCAGCTAAAGTCCAAACGGCGCATCAGATTAACTTAATTAGCAAGATTGTGTGACAGATGAGCTCAAGGCACAAGAATctcccagcagcagcaggctAGCGGCGGTTAGCGTCTTAGCTTCTCGGGAAGAAAAAGGAGGCGGTTTTGTTAGCCGCATCCGCTCCTTTTGTTTGCCGTTACCGAATAGATTCAAAGCTGCCATTTACCTGGAACTGCTTTTGGCACCGGGCTCCATTCCTTGGaagttggtggtggtggtcatCTTCGTTGGCTATTTCAGTGAATTCGAAGCGACAAATAGCGAAGGGGTTGGGGGGAGGCAACGGCCAGGGGGGATCAAATGCGGTGGTCTCCACCCGACGATGTGGAAAGCCTGACGCCGCCCGTGCGATGAGAAGAGCTGCTTCGGTAACGGCAAAGCATAGCCTCTCCCACTGTTATTCTGCTGGCTCTGATTGGACGGAACTTCGTGTCACTCATCTGTCATTGGATGAAAAACACGGAACTCACCTCTCTTGATGGCAGCATGAGCGATAAGGGCCATTTTCTTATAGCAATTTCATTGTTACAAAACTTAAGCTCTAAAATTGTCTCACAGTTCTAAGGTTAGAGGGGTTGAGTTGAGTTCTCGAGTTTGCATATCtttatttataaaaacaaacaaacacacagttcACTTTTTTAGCCTTTTCCTGAGAATTACCCATAATTTAAGGGTTTATTTAACATAACACATCATCAACGGGGCACCGGAAACTCACAAATATGATTAATATCCTAATATCCTCTGAGTTATAGTTTTCTACTCATACCAAAGATCATCATAAAATAAGAGTTTTGGAAAAACAACAATAGCTTTATTTCAACAGGTATCTTAACAGACAATACAGATTGTTTGCATGACAGCAAAAAATATCCTCCTCCCcctacccccccaaaaaaatgacgTTTGGTCTGGTTAACGGATTAATCAAAGCAATTGTCCACATATTCACCACCATATAAAGTTAAAAATCCAATTAGTTTTCATATGGTCACCAAATGAGATTTTGGGCCTGTTTGCACAGCGTGATAAAGCCCAGACGCTTATTGACGTGTTCTGAGTGGCCAGCTCTCAAGTGGGCAACACGCACGGTGACCTGATAACACAAATCAATTTTGCAGGTGGTTTGGCCCCTTGTGACCACATTCTTTAAGTAATGTGAAAACCGCAGAGAGTATCAATTTAACTCACCTTTAGAACCAATTTACTAGCAAAACTCCAAACCGAGCCTGGCGATTGGAATATTTATTATTCGAGAATGAGTCCAATTTAACAGGCTGAATCCTAAAGATCGAAGTGGATTGGTTTATGTACAAAAAGTACAGAAGTAAGAGGGCCAAGACTGAAAATACTGTACAGCAGTCATTGAAACTTTGATAGGACAAGATGTGAATGATGTTTATGCCAGGCTGCGGTTCTTTTAAATGAGGAAAGATGACACATGGGGGCGGTTGATTAAATCACTCCTCCTGTCTGTTGTTGGAACACGTCAATCGTGTCTTCATCTTCCATTTCCAACTGTGAACGAGAACAAATAAAACCattaatttaatttgttttaacTTGGCAGAAACCTGCAAAAACGCTTCAGTTTGGTGTCTAAAGTTTGAAAATAAAAGATaagaccataaaaaaaaaaaaacacgtttacCCCCTCCCACACACTTGAAACACATTTCTATATACTGTAAACAAGCATGGCACAACAATCATCCATCACTGCACGAAAGACAATCTAGaaacaaatgcaaatataaaGGCCTTAAGTGCATTACTCCCAATAAGCCAAGGTAATAACCGCAATGATCCGAAATGTAGTTGTGTGATCGGAAGCAGATATGGTATATTTTCATTATTCACCAAGATGTTGAGCAAACATGCTGTTTGAAGAAAAAGGTCAAGCTAAAGTCTTGATCTGCACTATAATTACAAGCCTTCCTCTTGTCACATGGCCTACTTGCCCACAGAAATGCTTTTGTCCATTTAAGAATATCTTGGATTCTGCATGTTTGCAAATTATGAGTCTTGGAGAGACACTCAGTTGACCCTCCCTCCCCGCTCTGAGGGAACCGGGCAAAGAATGCATGAAATTTTGGACAACCCTCATCCAAGACTTGACATGAAAGCTTCAAACGCATCAACAACAAATCACGTGGAGTCGATTCCAGGAGCACAAGGGTGAACTTCATCAGATCCTCTTTGAATGACATATTGGTTTTTAAAATATCTTAAACTTACTTGTGATGGGGTGTCATTCTCGTTTATTGGCTGTCCATCAAATCTGAACCGGATTTGCCTCATAGCAAGTCcctggaaaacacacacattgtcaACCTTCAATCTTATACGGTTGTTAGATGGTAGCAAATGATGAATGATGTCGCAATTACTCATATATGTATAAAGTGGAACATTATTGAAGTGTCCAGAAATATTCTTCTTATTCACATACGGTGGAGGGTGATCATATAAATAAATGGTATAAAAAGATTATGCTCATTATAAAATGCAAAGATGTCCAATTGTCCTACAATCATAACCGTTTAACAGATAAATTACTGCTCACCTGTCTCTCGCAGTAGGCCCTCATGAGCTTGTTGAGGGCCGTGTGTCTTTTGATCTTGAACTGCACGACGGATCCATCCTGGCCCGCCACCTTCAGGTTGATGTGTTCACTACCTTCTGTCTTCACACCTTCCTATGGaacacaaacatgaaaaaaCACAAAACTGATGTTTTTATGTTGCAGTGGTGGGCGTTCACAGCCAGCAAGGCTTTCTCCGTTGGCCTGCACATCGCTGGCGTCTGGCCGGCCAAATCTCCTACGTCACAATGTGGCAAGCCCATATTGACAAAGTAAGAAGTAGGCTGGTCAGTCCTAAACATGCCAGATGAACAAGAATATCCACCAACATAAGGTACAGGAAGTACAGATCTCAATGGagaaaggaaaaataaaaactcaaCCAGAAAATAAATACTCAACTAAATTACAGCCTGCAATATCACAGTGCAGTAGCAAACCTGAAAAATATACCCAAGCACAGTAACAAAGTATTAGCATTATTCAGAGTACATACACCTGAAAGATATACCCAAGTACAAACAGGAACAAAATATTCATTCTACATTATGCAAGGAGATGGATTAAAAATATAGTTAAGTACAGTAATGGAGAATTAGTACTTCGTTGCTCAAATACAGAAAACTGaaaaatctaaatacagtaaTAAGAGTATTTGTTCTTGTTCCCACCGGTGGACATCACGGGAGTATTTTTCCGTTACGGAGAATTCGTACTTCGTTGCACAAATACAGAATACTGAAAAATCCCTAAACAGTAATAGAGTATTTGTACTTGTTACTTCACACCAGTAGCCATCACGGGAGTATTTCTCCCCTTTCCAATGATCCGACAACTCAAAGGATGCAAACGTTATATGGAGACACGAACTGCGGGTGCCACCAGCTGGTTGGCTAAACCGTGTGCTCAAGCACAAAATGCCGGACGCGCGCCCCTCGATGCGCGTGCACAAGCCTTCCGGTCTATCCAAGTCGGTTCAACGACTTCAGTTGTCGCTTGAAAACTTAGACAAGATGAGACCAATTCACGTGGAAATTCCCGCTTCAAATGAGCCGCTACGCCTCCCACGTTGTGGATTCAAGTCGGATTTGATAGCGGCGTGATGTAGTTGCACTCACCTTCGGTTTCTCATCAGCCATGGTCGCTCTTTTGGCGCTTTCGCTTTGCTGCCACACAAAGAACACGGGTGCGCGCACGTGCTCGTTCCCGCTAAAAGTTTCCAAACCCTGCGTGCGCGGCCCCGAGACGGTGCGCGCACGACACAGTGAGCCCCGATTGGCCACCGGCAGTCACAAGGGTGAACGCCAGCCCGGGCGTGGGCGGGAGAGGCAAGATGCTCGTTACAGAGATTCTTGGCCCCGCGTGAACGCGCATgtcgtttttttcctttgttggCGTTTAGATTGCGGTAAATGTACCGAATCAAAGCACCAACTACACAAGACCGACTATATTCCAACGGGTGTCTCCATGAAATGCAGTCTTTGTTTACCGCCTACGTAAAAACGGCCATTGTATGTTCGTCACTTTTGTGTTCCTAAATCCTTTCCTTTCATATAAAACTGAAGACTGCGGGTGTGGTTCTTGCTAGACAATAGTTTCGTAGTGTAATTTCGGTGCTTTATAAATTCGGATTGCTTACGAACAGAAAGGGTATGGAAAATCAGGCATGGGAATGGGCAGCCATGTCCTGACGTCATCAGG encodes the following:
- the si:dkey-66i24.7 gene encoding uncharacterized protein si:dkey-66i24.7 isoform X1, with translation MEEKEAAVSMVDAEETKAEFIWTLQATWHLVNTRLEMDQAFEQPVCKKKKLWETVAEGVNARLREKGAANVDVKAHECDLKWRNMLTTYRKNAERAKRLGQAAVHWEFFGPMHRVLGKDAPAGRGSKMDKTKASSKRFTPILPLPPTAISSTPCGPRPPQDVLQLYMELQERKLRMWAQQKALEERKIEAINNLAHAIASLAQKDKESS
- the si:dkey-66i24.7 gene encoding uncharacterized protein si:dkey-66i24.7 isoform X2, translating into MDQAFEQPVCKKKKLWETVAEGVNARLREKGAANVDVKAHECDLKWRNMLTTYRKNAERAKRLGQAAVHWEFFGPMHRVLGKDAPAGRGSKMDKTKASSKRFTPILPLPPTAISSTPCGPRPPQDVLQLYMELQERKLRMWAQQKALEERKIEAINNLAHAIASLAQKDKESS
- the jpt1b gene encoding jupiter microtubule associated homolog 1b → MTTTTNFQGMEPGAKSSSRVLRPPGGASNFSFGTDENTTPQRKNKMASSIFAEPDDPHAHRRNNPPSAADAAAGTLCGEHSAPLRRCQQPILFPKNPQPELTTIHNSGAALVWNQRQEEEDGQEAANNECPDNEEAEQEQQRAPQPAAPSGSANSSAGSRRNPPGGKSSLILG
- the LOC125984051 gene encoding small ubiquitin-related modifier 2 is translated as MADEKPKEGVKTEGSEHINLKVAGQDGSVVQFKIKRHTALNKLMRAYCERQGLAMRQIRFRFDGQPINENDTPSQLEMEDEDTIDVFQQQTGGVI